A part of Solea solea chromosome 8, fSolSol10.1, whole genome shotgun sequence genomic DNA contains:
- the LOC131464058 gene encoding olfactomedin-like protein 2A, translated as MWRYTNVFACLLLLCQDAASQNKIFGESESVRMTSEGSDCRCKCIMRPLSKDACQRLKSGAVRVEDFYTVETVSSGSDCKCSCTAPPSSLNPCENEWKMEKLKKQAPELLKLQSMVDLLEGTLYSMDLLKVHSYINKVMSQMNTLEDTIKTNLTRENEFVRDSMTSLTNQFKKYENYSDVMMSIKKEISSLSLQLLQKDSAEAKAQGTAGAKTVKALNKKASAVKPPLKAPKEKVVKVVTKEVVKPGKAVKPNPTAKAKVAGLQPGVVRGITYYKAAKASDGEHGEENAAKTFTVHHVTESQSEDGGAEMILEAVEASVAEPTDTTTTTTTTTTTTTTPTTTTTAPTTTTTTTTTAASENPAPTIVLMLDNSNNNSRPTLHRAGKILNCEGTLESIEQPQKQHSYGRNEGAWMKDPLAKDNKIYVTNYYYGNNLVEFRNLDNFKQGRWSNLFKLPYNWIGTGHVVYNGAFYYNRAFTKNIIKYDLRMRYVAAWTLLHDVVYEDTTPWKWRGHSDIDFAVDESGLWVIYPSVDYDYNQQELIVISKLDPGDLSLKKETTWRTGLKRNSYGNCFIICGVLYAVNVYNQKEGEVNYAYDTHTNSDAVPRLPFINEFAYTTQIDYNPKEKVLYAWDNGHQLTYQVHFLDQ; from the exons ATGTGGAGATACACGAACGTGTTCgcctgtctgctgctgttgtgtcagGATGCGGCTTCACAGAACAAG ATCTTTGGCGAGAGCGAGTCCGTCCGCATGACATCAGAGGGTTCAGACTGCCGCTGTAAGTGCATCATGCGGCCTCTAAGCAAGGACGCCTGCCAGCGGCTGAAAAGCGGCGCCGTCCGCGTGGAGGACTTCTACACGGTGGAGACAGTCAGCTCCGGATCAGACTGTAAATGCTCGTGCACGGCACCGCCGTCCTCCCTCAACCCCTGTGAGAATGAGTGGAAGATGGAGAAGCTGAAGAAACAGGCGCCGGAGTTGCTAAAG CTCCAGTCGATGGTGGACCTCCTCGAGGGGACCCTTTACAGCATGGATCTACTGAAAGTGCACTCCTACATCAATAAAGTCATGTCACAGATGAACACGCTGGAAGAC ACCATCAAGACTAACCTGACCCGGGAGAATGAGTTTGTGCGAGACAGCATGACGAGCCTCACCAACCAGTTCAAGAAGTACGAGAACTACTCCGACGTTATGATGAGCATCAAGAAGGAGATCTCCAGCCTcagcctgcagctgctgcagaaggACTCTGCTGAGGCTAAAGCTCAG ggTACTGCTggtgcaaaaactgtaaaagcaCTCAACAAAAAGGCGTCTGCTGTCAAACCTCCTCTCAAAGCACCCAAAGAAAAGGTCGTTAAGGTTGTTACAAAAGAGGTTGTTAAACCTGGGAAAGCAGTCAAGCCCAACCCTACAGCCAAAGCCAAGGTGGCCGGCCTCCAGCCTGGTGTGGTCAGGGGCATCACGTACTACAAGGCTGCCAAGGCCAGTGATGGAGAGCATGGAGAGG AGAACGCTGCCAAAACCTTCACAGTCCACCACGTCACAGAAAGCCAGTCTGAGGACGGAGGAGCTGAAATGATCCTGGAAGCTGTGGAGGCGTCTGTGGCTGAGCCCACTGACaccacgacaacaacaacaacaaccaccaccacaacaacaacacccacaaccaccaccactgcaCCCACAACCACCACAACCACCACAACCACGGCGGCGTCTGAAAATCCAGCTCCGACCATCGTGCTGATGCTCGACAactccaacaacaacagtcgGCCCACCCTTCacagagcag GGAAGATCCTCAACTGTGAGGGGACTCTGGAATCCATCGAGcagccacagaaacagcacaGTTATGGGCGTAATGAGGGAGCCTGGATGAAGGACCCTCTGGCCAAAGACAACAAGATTTATGTCACTAATTATTACTATGGTAACAACCTGGTGGAGTTCCGTAACCTGGACAACTTCAAACAAG GGCGCTGGAGCAACCTTTTCAAATTACCATACAACTGGATTGGAACAGGCCATGTTGTCTATAATGGAGCCTTCTACTACAACAGAGCCTTCACCAAGAACATCATCAAGTATGATCTGAGGATGCGATACGTGGCAGCCTGGACGCTGCTGCACGACGTGGTCTATGAGGACACCACCCCATGGAAGTGGAGGGGTCACTCAGACATTGATTTTGCAGTGGATGAAAGTGGCCTGTGGGTGATCTACCCTTCTGTGGACTATGACTACAACCAGCAGGAGCTGATTGTCATCAGTAAACTGGATCCCGGTGACCTGTCCTTGAAAAAAGAGACGACCTGGAGGACAGGTCTCAAGAGGAACTCTTACGGGAACTGCTTCATCATCTGTGGCGTCTTGTATGCCGTCAATGTGTACAACCAGAAGGAGGGTGAGGTGAACTATGCTTATGACACCCACACCAACAGTGATGCCGTGCCACGCCTGCCCTTCATCAATGAGTTTGCCTATACCACCCAGATTGACTACAACCCCAAGGAAAAGGTTTTGTATGCGTGGGACAACGGCCATCAGCTGACGTATCAGGTTCACTTCCTTGACCAGTGA